The Dehalococcoidia bacterium DNA window GCAGTTTGGCGCCGTCCTTGCCACACGCCGCGCCCAACACACGCCGCGGACCAGCAGCAGTAACGCACACATACCCGCCTATGCCAGAGCCGGCCGTTGTGTCACCAGCTAGACCTTCTCCATACGTAATGCTTGCGAAGGTGTCCAGCCGATGATTTCGCTTCCGCGCTGGCCGTGCCGTGACGGGAGCCACGTTCCCGCTGCTGCAGACCATTCTATTTATCCGATGCAATGCCGGGGAAAGTCAATCGCTCATCGCAGCAAAATGCGGATGGACTGCCATAATCTTGCTGTTGTCTTACAGTTCGCGGCCGTTATGTAGGATCTCCCAGGCCATTGTCGCAGAACTGTTCCGCAGCAGTTCCTCGATCTGTCCCGACCGTGGCAGTGACGGCGCGGCGCCCAGGCGGCCGACGCACAGCGCTCCCGCCGCGTTTCCCGCCCCGATCGCCGCTTCCAGCGGCTCGCCGCGCGCCAGCGCCGCCGCCAGCGCCCCACAGAAGGCATCGCCCGCGCCGGTCGTGTCCAGCACGGGCACGGCGTGGCCCGGCAGCCGGCGCAGGCTGCCGCCTGCCGTGTAGAGCACGCCAGCGGCGCCGAGGGTGACGATGGCGGCCGGGACGCGGGCCGCGATCGCCCGCGCGGCCGCCGCACAGCCCGCGCGGTCCGTCGTCGCCACGCCGCAGAGGGCGCTCGCTTCGGCTTCGTTGACGACCAGGAGATCGCAGAGCGCGAACGCCGCATCGGGCAAGGCGACCGCGGGCGCGACGTTCCAGACCACCGTGCCTCCGCCGGCATGCGTGATCGTCGCCGCCGCGAGCGACGCGTCGAGCGGAACCTCCATCTGCAACAGCAGCACGCGCGCCCCGGACAGAAGGTCTGCCCCCGCTTCGATGTCGGCCGGCCGCAGGCGCATGTTGGCGCGCGGAGCGACGACGATCATGTTCTCGCCTGAGGAATCGAGGATCGGCAGCGCGATGCCGGTGCCCTCGTCGGAGTCACGCACGATGCCGGCGTCGACGATCCCCTCCTCCGCCAGCGCCGCCAGAAAGTCATCGCCGTAGGCATCCGCACCCAAACGGCCGAGCATTCCCACGCGGGCGCCGGCGCGGGCGGCGGCGATCGCCTGGTTGCAGCCCTTGCCGCCACGGTAGATGCCGAACTCGCTGGCGAAGACGCTCTCGCCCGGCCGCGGCCAGTGCGGCACACGCGTGACCAGGTCGGTCATGAAGCTGCCCACCACCGCGACATCGAACGGAGACATGGCCGGCCCCTCTCGCCCCTTGCGCGACGCCGCGCAGCGTAAACAACGACCACGCATGGCGCAATGGCCCTGTCCGCCCGGCCAGCTAGGCAGGCGGACGCGCGCGTGTCATCGTGAACCCGTGGCGGGCCGTCACCGGCGGCGGCCGGCGCCTGGCGGTGAGGAGCGGCGCGATGAACGGACGGGAAGAGAGCTGGGTGCGAGTCGGGTCGGCCACGGCGCTGCGTGCCGCCGGCTGCAGCGTAGTCAGCGCCGGCGGGCACACGCTCGCCGTCGTCGCCAGCGACGGGCAACTCCACGCGATCGACAACCGCTGCCCGCACATGGGCTTTCCCCTCAGCCGCGGCAGCGTCGCCGATGGCCTGCTCACCTGCCATTGGCACCACGCCCGCTTCGACCTGGCCAGCGGCGGCACGCTCGATCCCTTCGCCGACGACGTGCGCAGCTACCCCTTGCGCATCGAGGGCGACGACGTGCTGGTCGAGGTCGGCGCGGCGCCGATCGACGTGGCCTACTGGCAGCGGCGGCTGAGAGATGGCCTGGAGCAAGGGATCACGCTGGTGATGGCCAAGGCGGTGCTGGCGCTCAGCGCCGCCGCCGTGCCCGCCGAGACGATCGCCGCGCAGGGCGGCGCCTTCGGCCTGCGCTACCGCGGCCGCGGCTGGGGCTCGGGCATGACGATCCTCACCGCCGTGACCAACGTGCTGCCCGCGCTCAACGAAGAAGACCGGCCGCTGGCATTGACCCACGGTCTGGCGCGCATAGCGGCCGATACCTCGGGCGAGGCGCCGCGCTTCATCGTGGAAGCGCTGCCCGCCGCCGACGTGCCGATCGCGCAGCTCAAGGTCTGGTTCCGGCGGGCCGTGGACGTGCGCGACGCCGAGGGCGCCGAGCGTGTGCTGCAGACCGTGCTCACGTCCGGTGCGGGCGTCTCCGCCGCGCTCGACCTCCTCTACTCCGCGGCGACGGACCATCTCTTCATCGACGGCGGCCACGAGCTGGACTTCATCACCAAGGCGGCAGAGTATCTCGAGCACGCCGGCGAAGGGCAGGCGCCGGCCGCCCTTGGCAGCCTGGTCCGCGGCCTCTGCGAGGCGCAGCGCAGCGAGGAGCAGTACGCCTGGCGCTATCCGATCGATCTGCCCGCGCTGATCGCCCCGGCGCTGGAGGAGCTGGACGCGGTCTGGCCGGCGCGGGGAAACGGCCCGGTGCGCGACCTGCACGCCCTGAGCGCCGCCTTCCTTGGCGAGGAGCCGGCGCCGATCGCCGCCGCCGTGCAGGAGGAGCTGCGCGCCGGCGCCGCGCCGGCCGCCGTCGCGCAGGCGATCGCCTACGCTGCCGCCCTGCGCCTGGCGCGCTTCCCCACCAGCAACGAGTTCGGCGACTGGGACAGCGTGCACAACACCTGGTCGTCGTGCAGCGCCCTCTTCCGCGCCCTCACGCGCTACCCTTCGCCGGAGCTGGCGCGCGGCCTCTACCACGCGGCGATGGCGCTCTACCTCGACCGCTTCCTGATGGTGCCTGCCGCGCGCCTGCCGGACGAGCTGCCCCGCAACGGCCGCAGCGCGAACGGCGAGGAGCTTCTAAGCGAGCTGCGGGCGCTGTTCGACCTCAACCAGCAGGTCGATCCGGCGGCACGGGTCATCGACGCCTATCTCGCCGCCGGCCACGACGACGCGCCGCTGCTCGCCACACTGGGCCAACTCGTGCTGCGGGAGGACGCGGGCTTTCACATGTACCAGACGCTGGAGGCCGGCCTTCACCTCTACCGCAGCCTGCGCGAGCGCGAGCCGCTGGCGGCACGCCGCGCCCTGCTCGGCGTCACGCGCTTCCTCGCGGCGCACGCACCCACGGCCCGCGCTCTCAACCAGACGGTGCGCATCGCCGTGCGCCTGCACCGCGGCGAGGAGATCTTCTCCGAGGCCGAGGCGGCGCCTGCCTAACCGGCGAGCAGCGCGGCGCAGAAGCGGGCGGCGTCCAGCATGTGTCGGATTGAAAGGGTTTCGGCCTTCGTGTGGAAGTGCTCACCGCCCAGGCCGAGCACCACGGACTGAATGCCGCGCGTGGTGAAGACGTTGGCGTCGGTGCCGCCGCCTGAGGCGAGCAGCCGCGGCTGTAGGCCGATCTGGCGCAGCGTCGCCATCGCCAGTGCAACGAGCGGGTCCGACTCGTTCAGCTTGTAGCCGCCGTACTGGTCCGCGATCTGCAGATCGAGCCGCGCTTCGGGGTACCGGCGGCGCAGCGCGGCCGCCGTGTCTTCGACACGCTGCCGCAAGGCAGCCAGCTTCGCAGTGTCGCGGCTGCGCAGCTCAGCCTGCAGGACGGCCTCCTCGGGCACGGCGTTGCGGGCGCTGCCGGCGCGCAGCAGGCCGATGTTGCCCGTCGTCTCCTCGTCCATCC harbors:
- a CDS encoding ribokinase, whose product is MSPFDVAVVGSFMTDLVTRVPHWPRPGESVFASEFGIYRGGKGCNQAIAAARAGARVGMLGRLGADAYGDDFLAALAEEGIVDAGIVRDSDEGTGIALPILDSSGENMIVVAPRANMRLRPADIEAGADLLSGARVLLLQMEVPLDASLAAATITHAGGGTVVWNVAPAVALPDAAFALCDLLVVNEAEASALCGVATTDRAGCAAAARAIAARVPAAIVTLGAAGVLYTAGGSLRRLPGHAVPVLDTTGAGDAFCGALAAALARGEPLEAAIGAGNAAGALCVGRLGAAPSLPRSGQIEELLRNSSATMAWEILHNGREL
- a CDS encoding Rieske (2Fe-2S) protein, which gives rise to MNGREESWVRVGSATALRAAGCSVVSAGGHTLAVVASDGQLHAIDNRCPHMGFPLSRGSVADGLLTCHWHHARFDLASGGTLDPFADDVRSYPLRIEGDDVLVEVGAAPIDVAYWQRRLRDGLEQGITLVMAKAVLALSAAAVPAETIAAQGGAFGLRYRGRGWGSGMTILTAVTNVLPALNEEDRPLALTHGLARIAADTSGEAPRFIVEALPAADVPIAQLKVWFRRAVDVRDAEGAERVLQTVLTSGAGVSAALDLLYSAATDHLFIDGGHELDFITKAAEYLEHAGEGQAPAALGSLVRGLCEAQRSEEQYAWRYPIDLPALIAPALEELDAVWPARGNGPVRDLHALSAAFLGEEPAPIAAAVQEELRAGAAPAAVAQAIAYAAALRLARFPTSNEFGDWDSVHNTWSSCSALFRALTRYPSPELARGLYHAAMALYLDRFLMVPAARLPDELPRNGRSANGEELLSELRALFDLNQQVDPAARVIDAYLAAGHDDAPLLATLGQLVLREDAGFHMYQTLEAGLHLYRSLREREPLAARRALLGVTRFLAAHAPTARALNQTVRIAVRLHRGEEIFSEAEAAPA